In Chelonia mydas isolate rCheMyd1 chromosome 7, rCheMyd1.pri.v2, whole genome shotgun sequence, the sequence TCGGACCGAATTTTGAAGTCTCCATAGTTGGGGTGGGAGAACAGGGTTTGTCCTCTAAATTTCTACCCTCCGccccagggaaaaaaaaagatcgTTGAAGAGGTTAGCATTCAGGAAACTAGTAATTAAAGAGCTCCTCAGCGGGGATCCGGATTAATTTTGGACGCTCGATTAAATCTGAAATTCTTCATATAAATTATTGTCAGCTCCATGGGCTGACACAAAGATGATCTTTTgtgttggaaaaaataaaagagtTTATTTACAAACGGTCCTGAAGATTGGACGCTGAACACGCGAACCTGCTGATAGTACCACAGTGTGAAAACAGGGGAACGGATTTTACGCCctgtaaaacaaaataaggaCTGCTGGGATCTGCTCATGGCTGGGTTTATTTCAACAATGTAGGCACAGGTTTTGCCTCAGTCAGCCAGGCTCTATTTGAAGTTAAGCAGTCACTTAAAACGCGTCCTAACCGACACCAAATTACAAGTTCAGCTCTGAAACCTTTTGTATGTTTGGAGCCTCCATTTAAACCTCTGCAAGGCAGAAAGACAAGACTCACTTTTAACCGGCTGAAATCCTAGCTGGGTCCAATTGTTTGAAGGCTAATATTTTAAATGCCAGTTCGTTGTAAGCCAGTGCTCACAGTATATTTGTGGGTTATTACGGTAGAGGAGAATGCACAACAAGTAGAATGAAGAAAAACACCTGGTGCTAAAGTATCAAAAATATTTCCACAGCGGAAGATACGATTCCCTTTCTCCCCCTTTGGCACACCTGGAGCAGTCGGTTGTCGTCCTAAAATAAGCTAGGTATTAAGAGATACTCGATTTACTTAACACAGATCCTTCCACTAGTGAAGTCTCCTTTCGACACACATTGCAGGAGGTGGTACGTTTTCCTGGCTGCAGGAGAACTCCGCACAGCTGTAACTATCTTCCTAGCGCTTGCAGCCATGGTAAACCATTTGGCAGTTAGACTCGCATAGGATCAAGAATGGTTCCTTGGCTCTGTGCTCCTTAAAGTCCACCGGCGCCTTGAGAGAGATCTCAGTGGAAGGAACATGACTGCGATCGGATTGTTTTGTTCgcttgtttttaaatatagcaaACATTTAATGACTATAGTATAGTCAGaaggccggatcctcagctggtataaactggctgAGGATCTCCCCAGTTCAGATGTATTTACAAATCATGTATATGTTTGACAAATCAATTTCATGGCCGGTTCCCTGAATAAAGGCCCAATCCGAAGCAAAACCCCTCAGAAAAGACTGAATTAGAAATGGCGTTTCCAATAGCAGCCTTGAGgtgatatttttctccttttgggGGGCCTTAAGCTCCATTTTGTCTTGTCGAAAAATCGGTTTAATCTCAGGTATTTGGCGTTTCGATTCCGAATGACCTTCCTACCAGACCGGAAAGTCTTTCCCAGCTCTTATTCGCACGAGCGTTTGTCTGATAGCAAAGCTGCTGTACTCCACTCCATTCACCCTCCATCCTATCTGCTCGAAAGCCCTTATCAGCTCACCAGGTTTCAGGACAAATGTTAACTTCGATGACAGACACCAGGTTTCCAAAATCAGTATCGGGCAAATACTGCGCTTTACTTGAATGTATTAAAGCACCGAAGAACAACTTTGCAGTTAACTGGCTTCAATTCTGTGTTAAATTCCCAGTGAGAATTATTTGTAGACATTATTTTAGTTTAAGAAGGCACCCGTTTGTTTAAACCAAACTCTTGTTATGCTGTTAAAGTCTGGAGAAGAATAAAATGGATACCATGCATATAGTGTGTCCAATATCTCAATTATACCAAGCTGAAAGAGCCTCTTTTTGGTATTGCCAACATTAGCATTCCGGGACTGGTGCCTCTCAGACTGAAAAATATACCGTGTATACAGAACAATGACAGTTTGAAACCCCGAAGTCATTTTCTAAACGGAAAAACCTGAAAGAACAAATAAACCTCATTGTCGTCTGTCAGGAAAagccattttaattttaagtattAGATGGAAAAATGTTATAATTCCATAAAAcgtagaaaagaagaaaatagttTTGCATCGcgttagaattaaaaaaaaaaaaaaaaaaacccacacgaTTGGGGAGCTTTTTGTTACCTAGATTGCAGAGATCAGCAGCACATTACATGGGAATGTCACGTCTAGGCGCTCTCACCTCGATTTTCAAAAAAGGGTTACTTTATTCTAACAGCTGTACAGAGccattatatataatgtatatattaCAAAAATATTCCTATCTTGTGTATTAGTGCATTTTGTTAAGGTCAGTCGTCTAGATCTGTATGCATAGCATCAATACTGTAAACAAACTACTGGATGGGATTCTGGGTGTGGGGACACCTCAGTCAAATAGAGTCTATAGACATTtaattcgtgtgtgtgtgtgtgtgtgtgtgtgtgttcgttctaAGGCACAATAACACAGTGTCCAAAACTAACAAGAAACTATTTTGGGTACCACGGTATGTACAAACTTCTAGGCACAGAACATGGCTTCTGTGATTTGCACCGAAGTTATTCCACAGTCAGTTCAAActtctgtcccctccctgctATAAATCAGATGGTTGACGCTGAAGCTGTTAATGAGCCCACTTGGCTGGCCGCTGGCGCAGCCGTTCATTCTCGAGTGGGCCAGGGGACTCGGTTCGGAGTTCTGGGCAGTGCCGCTGCTGGAAGCGGAGCAGGAACTCGGAGCAGGCACATCTTGCCTCCCGTGTGAAAACTCGCCCGCCAGCCCTCCCGAGAGCTGCCTCGCGAAGCCCTGGTTCCCATGGACAATGGCCTGCATGTTGGAGGCAAAGCTGGAGAAACACGGGCTCCGCTGGAGCGCGGGCGTGGGGGAGGACTTGGGCCCGCTCCCGGCGGCGGGAGAGTGCTGCGGtgcaggggagcccaggccccccAGGCCCGAGGAGTCTGGAGACTTCAAGGCACCGCCGCTCTTGTCTTCCGCTTTGTGGGGCGCTCCCGGGGCGCTGGACCCATGAGCGTCCGACCGCCTTTTCCTCTTCCTTCGAAAATTGCCGTTGTCGAACATTTTCTCGCAGTTCGGGTCTAGGGTCCAGTAATTGCCTTTCCCTGTGAATAAATGAACAGCACAtgggctcaggggctgggggtacagctcggccagggctttgtcccgTTAGCCAATACCTGACTGGTCAAAGCTTCACAGGGCAGAAGGGCAGAATACTGCCGGGGCAGTCGCCAGTCCCCTGCCCCGTGGCGACAGCGACCTTTGCAATGGTTAACCGACGTGTAactagccccccgccccccgacacaAGCTGCTATTTGCCTTTACAGCCAGCGTGCTAATAATGTTAAACAGGCCCAAAGTTTAGCATCCAAAAGCGTCTCTACTCACTCTTCAGTGAGCTCCGCTGTTATTTCAACCCTTGATAAATAATACTCGCATTTTACACTGGGGGCCTGGGAGCTGGTCCGTTGCAAATGCCAGCGTGGGTGTGACTTTAGTCCCTTGGCGACGCGGTACCAGTATGCAACGTGCTCCCACTCAGGAGAAGAATGGGGGTTTCCTTACCTGGATCGTCTTCATCCCTGGGCACTTTCTTAAAGCAGTCGTTGAGGGACAGGTTGTGCCTGATGGAGTTCTGCCAGCCAGCTTTGCTCTTCTTGTAAAAAGGGAAGTTTTCGGCCACGTACTGGTAAATCTGACTCAAGGTCAACTTCTTCTCCGGAGCGTTTTGGATGGCCATCGCTATCAGAGCCGAGTAGGAGTAGGGGGGCctcaccattttaaaaaactcCTGCTGGCTGGAGAGAGATAACCAGCTGAGATCTGCCCCTGCAAAGCCTGATGCAGGGGCCAGGAACTGTCTCTGGCTGGTCCCATAACCTGAGGGGATGAAAGAAGTCCCATTAGTCCCAGAGAGATAAGGAGACGAGTTGATGGCAGGTCCATTGATCCAGAGGTAGGGGTTCGCTGCTGGGGGGCTATATTCGCTCAGCCCATAGCCTGCTGGATGAGCTGATGGCCTCtgtgggtggtgatggtggtgcaGGTTTTGCGGGTACATTAGGTTATCACAGTACACCGCCATGTCCAGTAAATCCTGTGCattgggatgctggaggggggCCGACTGTGGATTTGCGGGCTGCTGCCCAAAAGAGTTCATAATCCCCTGTGATCGGTGGAGTTTGAAGGACTGGAGCACAGATCATCAGCCCTGGATGTCTCGGACTACTGAGCTCCCAGGCACTAGGGAAAGGCATTTAAATAATGGCCTGGGGTAGACTCAGGCTGCAGGCGACCTCAAACCAGAGAGCAAATAGCAAaaacaggctggagcagggggcagcaccGCCCATTCGCCACTCCACCTCCACTCAACCAACGGGCTGCCACACCTACCCTGGGCACAGCCTCTCCGCACCCTCTGCTCAACCCACACTACCCCCACATGCACCTCTcaacttcctcctgcaccccccacaggcCACCCCGTCCTCTGCACAACCCATCCTCTGCATCGCCCCCTTCACAGCCTATACACCACCCTCCCCGCTCTCTGCACAACCCAGCCTCTGCAccgtcccctcccgcaccctctGACCAACTCACATAATGCCCCATCCACTGCACAGAttcctcctgcagccccacaTGCCGCCCAACCCTCCGCAGCACCCTCCATacccccatcctgcaccctcTTCTTCACGATCCAGCTATGACCCcagcttctgcactaccccaccCTCTAAAGACACCCCTGAACTGAGCAGCCCTCTGCACTACCCCGACACCCCACTCCCTCCTGTACACGACGTCACCTTCTCTCCCGTgcagcaccctcccccccaccgtgCTCACAACAACCCCACCCTCCAGTCACCCATCCTCTACACAACCCGCTTTGcaccgccccagccccacacagcgcGCCCCGGTCCCTTGCCACCcgctgcaccccccagccccgccgcccgtTCTCTGCACTGCCCGCTGGCACCCCAGGGCCTGCgcgacacacacactgtgcaaaACAGCCGCGCCCGCCAGCGATGCCCGCCACAGACTGCTACCCCCAGGGCAAGCCACTCACCGGCGCCCCGAGCCGAAGGGATGCCGCGTACCCGCCTCTCCTGCCCCAGAGCTCTTCCCCTTCCCGGGGCGGCTCGGTCCCAGCCGGAGGCTGGCAGCGCGGAGCCGGGTGTGCAGAATGGCCATGCTCACAGAGCAAACAAGCGGGTGGcccaggaggggaaagagggcaaACGAGAGCCCGTCTGTACCTCAGaaatcctctctctccccttgggCAGCAGCAGCGGGGGAAATCACTTTATCGCCCAGGAGCAAATGCGAAGAAGCTGGCAGCCCACGCTCCTCAAGTTCAGCGCTCAGGAGGAGGAGATCAGGGTTCCTGCAAACAATCCGTGCTTTTCCTGCCCGCTTCCCTCCTCCGCATCAAAACCGAAACAGAGGGACTCGAAGGTTCCGTGCCATTGCTATCCCACCCGTGTGTTGCTGCCTGAAAGAGCTGCTAAAGTGCAACTCTTGCTTATTCTCAGTTCAACCGAACATTTCCAACAATGTGTGGATTTAAGCCAAAATATTAAATTTCCACATATTTCCTAATCATGTTTTCTAAACGAAGTAGGAAGGACACTGCCACCACCCTGTGGTTTTCAGGCAAGCAGAGGAGAAACAAACCTTCAAAGGAAATACACTATGGGCAGGTGCAATATAGCTCCAAGGACAGAGTTGCAAAGTCAGACACACAACTTTTGTATACACCTCAGGTCCAAGAATGCAAACTGACTTCACCTGTACAGGTGCCCACATACATGGGAgaccaggggaggggcaggtgcgAGCTAGAGACATGTGTGCCTCTGCGGGCCTGATCCTACTCTCCTTGTGCACCCAAACTTCCCATTGCACCAAACCCTGAGGACATTAGTCCTGCAGATAGGAACTTCCTAGGAACTCTGAAGATGCTCAGATCACAGGGGTATGAAGAGGCTGAACAGCTATTTGTCACAAAGGTCCACAAGGGGACAGTGCCAATATACATGAGTTTCCCACACTTCCTAGCCTACTTCAGCTGATCTTGACCTTGTTCTAAGCTGTGTGCACAGACCAAGGAGGCTATTACAGCCCTACACCTTCCTGGTGCAACCTgtactcaaatgtgaaattggagaactactaactgtagtctgtaacctatcatttaaatcagcttctgtaccaaatgactggaggatagctaatgtgatgccgacttttaaaaagggctccaggggtgatcctggcaattacaggccagtaagcctgacttcagtaccggataaactgattgaaactatagtaaagaacaacattgtcagacacatagatgaacgtaatttgttggggaagaatcaacatggtttttgaaaagggaaatcacgcctcaatctactagaattctttgagggggtcaacaagcatgtggacaagggggatccagtggtataaggtacttagattttcagaaagcttttgacaaagtccctcaccaaaggctcttaagcaaagtaagcgttcatgggataagagggaaggtcctctcatggattggtaactggttaaaagataggaaacaatgggtaggaataaatggtcggtttttagaatggagagaggtaaatagtggtgtactgggcccagtcctattctacatattcataaatgatctggaaaaaggggtaaacagtgaggtggcaacatttgcagatgatgcaaaattattaaagatagttaagttccaggcagactgggaagagctgcaaaaggatctctcaaaattgggcaacaaaatggcagatgaaattcaatgttgataaatgcaaagtaatgcacattggaaaatgtaatcccaagtatacatataaaatgatggggtctaaagtaggtgttaccactcaagaaagagatcttggaatcactgtggatagttctctgaaaacacccactcaatgtgcagcggcagtcaaaaaagcaaacagaatgttgggaatcattaagaaagggacagataagaagaTATTTTTtctatcatactgcctctatataaatccatggtatgcccgcatcttgaatactgcatgcagatgtggtcgccctgtctcaaaaaagatacattggaattggaaaaggttcagaaaagggcaacaaaaatgattaggggtacggaaTGGCtgctgtaagaacataagaacggccatactgggtcagaccaaaggtccatctagcccagtatcctgtcttctgtcagtggccaatgccaggtgccccagagggaatgaacagaacaggtcattaagtgctccatcccctgtcacccatttccaccttctggcaaacagaggctagggacactatccctgttcatcctggctaatacccattgattgacctatcctccatgaacttatctaattcttttttgaaccctgttatagtcttggccttcacaacatcctctggcaaggagttccacaggttgactgtgcattgtgtgaaaaaatacttccttttgtttgttttaaatctgctgcctattaatttcatttggtgacctctagttcttgtgttatgcgaaggagtaaataacactttcttatttactttctccacaccagtcatgattttatagacctctatcatatcccctcttgtctcttttgcaagctgaaaacTCCCGGTCTTATTATCTTCTCCTCCTATGAGAttttgttatttactccttctcatagcacaagaactacgGGGCACcaaataggcagcagatttaaaacaaacaaaaggaagtatttttttcacacaatgcacagtcaacctgtggaactccttgccagaggatcagggccatccctagcggGGTGCGGGTCCCAGGACAGAAGTGACGAATTTGTCTCTTCTGGGACTGACTGTGCTGGCCAATCACACCAGCCCGTGGGGGCCCCCAAAGTGAAGGGCCAGGAACGGTTGCCCTAATTCACCCTAtccaagggatggctctgcagaggatgttgtgaaggccaagactataacaggattcaaaaaagaactagataagttcatggatgctaggtccatcaatggctattagccaggctggacagggatggtgtccctagcctctgtttgccagaagctgggaatgggcaacaggggatggatcacttgatgattacctgttctgttcattccctctggggcacctggcattggccactgtcagaagacaggatactgggctagatggacctttggtctgatccagtatggccgttcttatgttcagggGAGATACAAGGGCCTGGCAATGGAAGGGCTCACCCAGTGGCCAAGGCTACAAAAACCTGAAAAACCTCTGCCCTTGTTTGCAGGTATGTAGGCATGGATCTTTAGAgatttcagcctaaattttcaaaaattgccTCCTATAATGTGGGTACCATTAAAGGTGAGCCCATTTAGAAGCCTGGCTGTGTGATTACATCCTCAAATCAGGCAGTTAGGATTCTAAATGGGAGCAAATATGTACATATTTAATCGGGGGTGCTAAACTTTACCTACAGTATTGGAGGCTGGGTTGATGCTTTGTTAACTATCAGGGCCTTCCTGTGAAAATAACCAGCTCACTGTGCCTGTCTCTTGTATGAATTATTGACACTGAAACCATTGAATGAATGTGTGCTATGACAACATTTGATTTCCAGCAAACAAATAAATTTGCAAGAAATCACATATGTTCTTTTCCACCTCTCCCAATAGAATTTATGGACATTTGGAACTGAAACCTACCATTTATGAAATATTCAGGAATATATATGAACTCATGGCCTTTTACACCACAAGCTGTGTGTATCTCTTCCCACATGCTAGTTGCTTGTCATTTTCAAATCCAGTTCCCCATGTGCACATCTGTCTGTGGAAAAGCTGTGGGAGACATTACCTAAAGCTCACCAGCCAAACACATTGCCTAGGTTCAACTTATTGCAAGCCCTCCATATCCAACTTTAAACAGACCAAGTACCATGTAATTTAGCATGCTGGCCCTGAGATAAGTTATGCTTCCTCTTACCAATAGATTTGGTTTCAAAAGAATAAAACAGATTTCTCCTTTTGGTATCATTAGCTGTGCACATCAGTGAAATGATAAGCACGTCTCACAGTTTGCTTTTTGGCTATGGCAGGCCTCCTAAACTACTAGTGGTATGTCACAACCAAAAAACATGTGTATATGACACACCTTGCACATCACTGAGTCATACAAACAACATACCACAAAATGCAGAAACTTTCTCTTCTGATTTGGacaaacatttttattctgtTGTGTTTTCTCCCATCTGATGTTCTAAAACAGTGAAAAGAAAACTCTCCATCCATAAACTAGTCATCCTGGATATGAGATATTTCAGAATTTAATGCCCAATGGATTTTCAGCTTTATTTCTGTGACTATCCTCACTGTGGAAATGTCTTATCCTTTTAAATTTTAGAGTGTTGGTCTTAGAAAAATGGCTACAGTTCCTTCTTACATAACATGGAACATATGAAGACATGATTTTAGCCTAAGAGGCTACATTGGGTTAGGGAGCTAAAGTACTTCAGAGGGTGTCTCAAATCAATAAAACGCTTTAGCGTGCTAATATGTGTAATCAGTGTTTTAGATCAGAGAATACAGGTGTGTGGCGGTATATGCACACCCATCCCCCtttggggtggagcatgggtgtGTGGACACCACAGTTACAGTCTACCAGACTGTCCTGGGACTCAAGACAGTGAGGTTCACTGGCCAGAGTCAACACAGGAGCCATCAGGTGCTGGGctgcatggcctagtggccaaaTCCAGGGGCCACCACAAAAGGCCCACCCTACTTCACCgaatcccagcccagggccctaacagcggCAGACTGGTtcaccactgggtcagtggggaatccagTTACAACAGGCTGACCTTACACGTGTGGGGGATACCACTGATTCCacctccttgggctacttcctatcATGCTTCTTGAAGCTGTAGTCCATATGACGTTGGGGTCTCTGGGCTCCTTGGCACAGATAACTCCCTGGGACTCTTACTCCAGCCAGTCAGCTGTAGGCAACAGGTCTCTGGTCTGGGTCTTGGGCTCCCACCGGCAGGGGCTGTAACAGCTCCCAGGCCTGAGCCTCCACCAAGCATCCTTCCTCCTtggcagtcagcccagactgagctgggctgctctcctTTATACTAGCAGAGCAGTTGGAGCGTGCCCTAGTGCAGGGTATGCACATCCCATCAAAAGATGTGATATTATATACAGCTCACATGAACCTCTGAATTTTGCAGCCTGATTCTGAAGCTTTAGGGGACTGGTTTCTTTCTAGTGGAAGATAGGAAGTGGAtggtttatgtcctgaagcatgagggtttatatctattatatatttttattctacCTAATGAAAATGTGGATGTTCTCCATGAGAAATCATACATTTTCCCCAAATGCCCCCTTGCCCACACAACTATGTCAGCTGAAATTATGCTCTCACCTCTGAAAGATGGGGTGTCTCAGAAGGCAAAATgtagtctcttttttttttggtgaatgcAATGTGTGCCATGTGCTGCCTTTGATAGGAACAATATCTATTAAGATCAATAGGAGGTATCACTAATAGTCACATGTTCATTGGATCTGGCATAATGTTGTGTATATGTGGGGCATGGGTGGATTGGGACTTGCCCTTGCTCTCTTTCCTACATCTGCACACTGCCCGGCTCTGGGGCAATGGTGGTCCAAGGTGCTGTGAAGATGGTACCACAGCTTCTTGAAGTGTTGCTTGGATTGCCCACACAGGACTTGGCTGTGGAGCAggaggaatgggggtggaggtgggagacaGGCTGAGGACTGGGAGCTACCCTGGGACTGGGTAGTGGCTGAGGGGAGAAAGGCAGAGGCTGAGGCAGCAAGGAGGGA encodes:
- the FOXI2 gene encoding forkhead box protein I2, with the translated sequence MNSFGQQPANPQSAPLQHPNAQDLLDMAVYCDNLMYPQNLHHHHHPQRPSAHPAGYGLSEYSPPAANPYLWINGPAINSSPYLSGTNGTSFIPSGYGTSQRQFLAPASGFAGADLSWLSLSSQQEFFKMVRPPYSYSALIAMAIQNAPEKKLTLSQIYQYVAENFPFYKKSKAGWQNSIRHNLSLNDCFKKVPRDEDDPGKGNYWTLDPNCEKMFDNGNFRRKRKRRSDAHGSSAPGAPHKAEDKSGGALKSPDSSGLGGLGSPAPQHSPAAGSGPKSSPTPALQRSPCFSSFASNMQAIVHGNQGFARQLSGGLAGEFSHGRQDVPAPSSCSASSSGTAQNSEPSPLAHSRMNGCASGQPSGLINSFSVNHLIYSREGTEV